The Opitutales bacterium genome segment GGCACCGACACAGGCGCCGACTGGATCGACCTTGGGATCTGAGGTATCGACTGAAATTTTTGTCCGGTAGCCGGGCTCGCGAGACATACTCTGGATAGTGACAGTGCCATCGGCGATCTCCGCTACTTCCAATTCGAACAGTCTCTTCACAAACCGTGCATTGGATCGGGAGAGGACGAGATCCGGCCCGCGATTTCCGCTTTCGATCTTCAAGAGTAAGCAGCGAATACGCTCGCCGGGCTGGTAATCCTCGCCAGGAACACGCTCCCTGGGCGGCAAAATTGCCTCAGCCTTACCGATATCTACAATCAAATCCCCACGCTCACGACGTCGAACTGTGCCTGAGATAATATCTCCTACTTGGTCTTTGAAATCGTCATAGATCCGCTCTTTTTCAAATTGACGGATGCGTTGCATAATCGCTTGGCGAGCCGTCTGTGCGGCAATGCGTCCTAAGAACGAGGGATCTATTTCCTTTTCTGCGATATCACCCAACTTTGGCTCGTCGAGGAACTCCCCCGCCTTACTGATATGGATCTCAGTCTGTGGGTCTGAAAGGGAATCTACGACGACCAACTGGGTCCAAGCGTTCATCGCACCGGTGCGAGGATTAATCTCAACGCGGATTTCCTGACCCGCGTTAACACCCTTGGTTGCTGCGCCCTTGATGGCACCAGAGATAGCTTGGATCATGTCATCGCGACCGATCCCTTTCTCTTTTTCCATGTATTCAAGGACTGATAAAATTTCGTTGCTCATGGCAGGCGGTAAATGGGAAGCAAAAAAGCGGGTGATCGCCCGCTTTTTAAAGAAGTAGGTGTGTTAGAAACCTAGAATCAACAACGCACAGCCATGACTGTCAAGGGACCGTTTGAGGGATTTGAATATGCGGGCCTAATTGAGGGGACGGGGAGTTCTTTGCACTGGATATGCAACGATCACCGTAAAAGAGAGGAGCTATTACTCGCTATCCCTGTTACCCGTCGGTGCCCTTGTTGTGGTTGGGGCGCTCTGTCGGCTCGCGTCTTCGATTTGGATCGAGGTAGGGAGGGTCACGCACAATCGTTGTCGTTGTCGAGATCCCGTCGACTACGAAAACGACCACGATAGCGACAACGAGACGAGATACGAAAACCGCTGGAGGGCGGTGCTTTGTCGCCGCCGGTGGCCTGTTGCTTGGGCGGTCGTTCCAATCGATACGCAAACCGCGAGCCGACAGAGCAGCTCAACTACAACAGAGGCAGTTGGGGCAATCTCCCCGCTGTTTCAATTGCACCCTGAATATGCAATCTCGTCGTGGGATAACAAATACGCCCACGACAGAGACACCGATCCACTAAAAACCGACCCCATGAGCAGCGGTCAGCGCGAGCCTATTCTAAGACAAAAGTGCCGCCAGCAATTCTTTAATCCGGGAAGCTGCGCTCATCTTAGCGATCCATTGTTGCGGCAAATTGCTTGCACCCAAGCGCGCCCCGATCCAACTGCCAACAATCGCGGCGCGCCCTGCACTGTCGCCCCCAGCACGGATGATGTCCAAAATCGCCGATTCAAATTCTTCGTTGTGTTTTGCAGTAGCCTGAACTGACGACGGGAAGCTACAAATCAACGGACAGCTCTGTCCAAGTTCGTCGGTAGCATCGACCACGGTTTTGTGCTTCAGGTCAAAAGCTTCTTTCGTCTTGCGGAGGAGTTCGACACTGAAACTACCCACTGCATCCATTTCGGACTCAGCCCGATGAAATGCGCTGTGCACATCGCGGCCGTTAAGTAGCTCGAAAAGAATGAGTGCGTGAGCCTGGCAGTAAGCGACGGCACGGTCGTTATTCTGCCGAACTCGGGTCAAGGTTTCGACCTGTTCGAGCAGTGCAGTCTTCGTTTCGAGTCCATTTTTCGCGACAAACCAACCGACAAAGATTGCTAAGCTCGAGATGGTGGCCAATTGATCATCATCAGCACCTTCCTGAAAGGAGTAGGTGTCCGCATCGCCAGCAGCGACCGCGTTTTTATAATTTTCAATGGTACCGCGAGTGGCAGCGTCGAAATAGCCCGCATAGCCCTTCTTCGGATCTATCGACTCGACAAATCGTTTTCCATAAGAACGGGCATCAAACTGATCGACTTCAGCGAGCGCCTCCAAGAGCACCAGTGAGGCGTCGCCATAATGGGTGAAGTCTCCCGAGAGTTTGCCTGCGTGATAATGGCCGTCGGCGGGACTTTCAAAGCCCTGAATGCCGCCGGGGAACTGTTGGGCGAGGTCCGTAGTATTATAAATCCAATGCGCACCCAACGCCGCGGCGTCGCCGAGGAACTGTCCGAGGATCATGCCCTCGATTCGATTTTTCAATGAAGCATCCATGCAAGAACCGCTAGATAATCATCATGAAAAAACAAGTATAGGAACGTTTATATGACGCTCAGAGACCGAAAAACGGAAATCAGCTAGATCTTTCGCAACTTGCTCACCCGTCCTCCGATAATCCACTCGGCCAGGTAAATATTGCCCGAGGCATCCATGACAGCACCGTGAGGACTAATACATTTCCCTGGAATACGGATGCGTGGGTTGATCTGAGGCCATGCAGGTTTGGCACAGATGGCGTCGTTTTCGCCAATGTGGCAGATCAGTTGATCGTCTTTGTCACAGAGGGTGATCCGAGCCTTAAGTTCGGGAATAATCGTGATATCACCCTGGGCTGAAAAACCATCGGGGCTGGTCATGAAGTCTTCGCCGAAGCAGCGTTTGAATTTACCCTCAATATCAAAGACCTGCACGCGTGCGTTGCCGCGATCTGCAATGTATAATTCAGGCTCGCCTTTGCTATAGTCGATCCAGCAACCGTGCGGACACTTAAAACGCCGTGCCCCGTCGGAACCGTCAATACAGCCAATATATACGCCATCGCTGTTAAACCGGTGCGCTACCGACGCACCATAACCATCGACCAACCAGATGTCTCCATTACCGCCGCTTTCGGCCCGAGCCTGATCTGCCCAAGTGGGTATATATTTCTTCTCCGAATAGGCAGGATGCGTCAGCTCAGGCTTAATACTCAGGAGCACATCACCATCGAGATTGGCTTTGTGCGCGACCGCCAAATGCTCATCGACGAGCCAGAGATATTCATCCCCGCCCTCTTCTCCGATGTGTATACCGTGTGCACCCGGGTAGTCGCCCCAGCTCTTCACCAGCTCGCCGTCAGGCGAATAGAATAAAACAGCCGGTGAGGCCTGATGAAAGATAACAACATGACCATCCTTGGTGACCACTACGCCATGAGTCCGTCCGTTTTCATCCCCAATAGGTGACCGAGGCACCGTGATCCAGTTTTCAATCCACTCATAGCTGCCAAGCGGTGTATCAGTTATCGCGGAAGTATTAGACATGATAAATTAAATTTATCTCCCCAGAGAGCTTCGAGCGGACCCATTATTGTCAAAGAAAAAGAAAGCAGTGGAGCAGTCCTCATTCGATAGCGAACGACTCGTCCCAGCCTCTACAGCTTTCCATGAGAAGCTCAACGGACCCAAACGAAATGCTTGAGTTTGTTGTTCAAGGGCGAGTCCACTACCAGCGAACCGTCTAGAAGCTTCACTTCAAGAACGAGGAGTTTTTGCTGAACGAAGCTTCCGAGGATCCATACACCCGACTCGGGGTTTTCTAGTACGGACACTTCAAAGGTTTCCTCTGCTCTATCAGAACGCATGTGCCAACTGCGTGGTCCGAAAGTTATGATGGTATTACGCGATTCCTCGACATCGGGCTCACCGAGCGGAGTCCTCCGGGAGGCAGTCATTGAAACAGTATAGTCCAAGCGCCATTCCCCGAGAAGCATCGGAGGCAGATCTTCGCCGCCTTCGACCACAGCACGGTCGGAACGCTCGTTTTCGACCTTGTCTGCGGGAAAAAAGCTAAAGTCCTGGATAAGCGCTAAGGCGAACCCAAGGATCAAGATAATGAATGCGATGATACTGCCTTTGACCCAAATATTCATCCCATTCCTCCGGTGAACCAAATGAGAGCCACTTGGAGGCAGCCCACGACAAAGCCCAAAACAAAGCCTAATCGTTCAATGGTCTTAAATTCCTTTCTGGCCACCTCCATCACGATGGACTCAAGACGGTCCAAGTCGAACTCTTGAATCCGCTGCTCGACGATATGCTTCACATCAAAGTTACTCTCAAACTTCGTGGCAATTTTCTCCATCAGGACCTCTCCCTCTTTATCTATTTCCTCAAGGGCCATGTTCTCAAGCGATTCGACGGCCTGATCATTTACAAAATTCCCCACTAATGGAATTCCCTGAAGCTTCGGAACTAAGCGTTGGCGGATCAGACGAGATACGGCCGTGCGCAGGCCAGGTTTGATATCTACACCTCGGATTTTGTCATGAATTACATGATTACTGACCAGCTCGCGTTCAATGATCTCAGCCGCCTTCGCCGCGAGTTCCGGTTGACGTCGCGGAATGAGCCCCTGCCAAGTAACGAGACCCAGAACCCGCTGAGGGCGCTGAGGGCGGAAAAGCATCTTGATGGCGACCCAATTAGTAAGCCATCCAATGAATGCTGTTATAAAGGGGATCGAAAAGATTATGATCGTTTTTGCAGTCACACTGGTTCGACAGTCGGAGAAAAACCTCAAGGGTAAGCAATGTCATGAGCTCAGGAGCAACGCAAAAGTGGGGAAATGGCTTGGTCGAGCTAAGTCGAGCAGGCCTTTACTGTCCCAAAGGGGGGTTTCATATCGACCCCTGGAAAGGCGTTGATCGTGCACTCATCACCCATGGTCATGCGGACCACACACGCGTCGGAAGTAGCCATTACACCTGTGCGGATATTGGACTGCCCATTTTAGAACTTCGCCTTGGCAAAAAGGCACCGATCGAGGGTTGGCCCTATGGAGAACGGCGTCGATTAGGGGATGTTTGGGTCAGCTTTCACCCGGCCGGACATGTCTTGGGCAGCGCGCAGATTCGTATAGAGTCGGGCGAAAACGTCACTGTAATCACAGGGGATTACAAACGTCACTGGGACCCGAGTTGCCATCCCTTTGAAGTGGTTCCTTGCGACACATTCATTACTGAGTCCACCTTCGGCCTTCCCATTTATCAATGGCCCGACCCGTCCGCTGAGTTCGAAAAAATAAATACCTGGTGGCGCAGGAATAGCGAGCAAGGACGCACATCGGTGATCTATGCTTATTCGCTCGGCAAAGCACAACGCATCCTCGCCGGCATCGATCCAAAAATTGGCCCCATCGGCGTGCATCGAGCAGTGGACGAATTTCTGCCAATTTACCGCAATGCTGGTTTTCCGATTCCGGAAACAGTACGGATTGGCTCAGAGAATCCTCAAATCATAAAGGGAAGCGGTCTCTTTGTCCTACCCCCATCCGCCGAAGCAAAATGGATGTCAAAGCTGGGCCCCTCATCAGAGGCAGCAGCATCAGGCTGGATGCGCGTCCGTGGCATGCGTCGTTGGCAGTCTTATGACCAGGGGTTTGTGATCTCCGACCACGCAGACTGGCCGACCCTGCATCAAACAATCCAGGAAACCGGAGCCCACCACATTGGCGTCACCCACGGCTACACCACCGAAATGGTCCGCTACCTCCGCGAAGTGGGTCATAACGCCTTTGAAGTGCCCACTTGGTTTACGGGGGACAGAGAAGATTAAGAAGAGCCTAAAATCTCCTTGCGAAGGGTTCGTACTGTCCTCTAAGCAACTCAAATGCGCGTGATCCTTTGGTTATCTGTATCGTTTCTTTTCTGCAGCACTCTCCTGATGGGCCAAGCTCCAGGACTAGAGCCTGAACGACTCCTTAGGCCTCCAACGATTTTCGACCCGGCCATGTCTCCGGACGGCAAACACATCGCCTACTCCGCCGAGCATAAGGGAGAACGCGTCGTCATCATCCTAGATGAGGAGATGAATCCATTCAAATTATTAACTCGCTAATATAATACATGACTTTCACCCATGCATCATTCATCCTTTCAGGCATGGAAAAACGAGATGCTAGGATGCTCGGTCAGCAGGCCCAAGAGGAGGTGCGTCGTCAGGCGATCAAGTTGCTCAAAGCTGGTCACACCCGCGTCGCTGTTGCGGCTCAATTGGATGTGTCACGCCAACATGTTGGAGAGTGGTGGCATCGTTATCAGCAAGGCGGTTGGGCGGCTCTGAAGAAACGCAAACGCGGCGTTCCCAAGGGCACATCGCGCAAGCTCACGCCGGAGCAAGAAAACGAAGTCAGACGACTCATTACCGACAAGATGCCAGACCAACTGAAACTCTCTTTTGCGCTGTGGACGCGTGAAGCGGTGCGCCAGCTCATCAAAGAACGTTACGGCGTGGACTACGCGCTGCAAAGCTTGAGTGTCGTGCTGCGCCGCTGGGGTCTCACACCCCAACGTCCGGTCAAACGTGCCTACGAGCAGCGCCCGGCTGAGGTCAAACAGTGGCTCAATGAGAGCTACCCAGCCATCGCTGAGCGCGCTAAAACAGAGGG includes the following:
- the nusA gene encoding transcription termination/antitermination protein NusA, whose protein sequence is MSNEILSVLEYMEKEKGIGRDDMIQAISGAIKGAATKGVNAGQEIRVEINPRTGAMNAWTQLVVVDSLSDPQTEIHISKAGEFLDEPKLGDIAEKEIDPSFLGRIAAQTARQAIMQRIRQFEKERIYDDFKDQVGDIISGTVRRRERGDLIVDIGKAEAILPPRERVPGEDYQPGERIRCLLLKIESGNRGPDLVLSRSNARFVKRLFELEVAEIADGTVTIQSMSREPGYRTKISVDTSDPKVDPVGACVGARGARVKSIVRELGGEKIDIVRYFEDPTQMLEEALKPALPRNVKIDEAKRLIYFEVSEDDLSVAIGRRGQNARLTSRLLGWKLDIAKAEERPVGFDERLGRAEEGLASIPGLDNELAGRLVACGFVSPEVFEGVTAQDLVSIGFTEDEADTVISKVSEFLA
- a CDS encoding ADP-ribosylglycohydrolase family protein — protein: MDASLKNRIEGMILGQFLGDAAALGAHWIYNTTDLAQQFPGGIQGFESPADGHYHAGKLSGDFTHYGDASLVLLEALAEVDQFDARSYGKRFVESIDPKKGYAGYFDAATRGTIENYKNAVAAGDADTYSFQEGADDDQLATISSLAIFVGWFVAKNGLETKTALLEQVETLTRVRQNNDRAVAYCQAHALILFELLNGRDVHSAFHRAESEMDAVGSFSVELLRKTKEAFDLKHKTVVDATDELGQSCPLICSFPSSVQATAKHNEEFESAILDIIRAGGDSAGRAAIVGSWIGARLGASNLPQQWIAKMSAASRIKELLAALLS
- a CDS encoding DUF445 family protein — encoded protein: MTAKTIIIFSIPFITAFIGWLTNWVAIKMLFRPQRPQRVLGLVTWQGLIPRRQPELAAKAAEIIERELVSNHVIHDKIRGVDIKPGLRTAVSRLIRQRLVPKLQGIPLVGNFVNDQAVESLENMALEEIDKEGEVLMEKIATKFESNFDVKHIVEQRIQEFDLDRLESIVMEVARKEFKTIERLGFVLGFVVGCLQVALIWFTGGMG
- a CDS encoding ligase-associated DNA damage response exonuclease, encoding MSSGATQKWGNGLVELSRAGLYCPKGGFHIDPWKGVDRALITHGHADHTRVGSSHYTCADIGLPILELRLGKKAPIEGWPYGERRRLGDVWVSFHPAGHVLGSAQIRIESGENVTVITGDYKRHWDPSCHPFEVVPCDTFITESTFGLPIYQWPDPSAEFEKINTWWRRNSEQGRTSVIYAYSLGKAQRILAGIDPKIGPIGVHRAVDEFLPIYRNAGFPIPETVRIGSENPQIIKGSGLFVLPPSAEAKWMSKLGPSSEAAASGWMRVRGMRRWQSYDQGFVISDHADWPTLHQTIQETGAHHIGVTHGYTTEMVRYLREVGHNAFEVPTWFTGDRED
- a CDS encoding winged helix-turn-helix domain-containing protein, which gives rise to MTFTHASFILSGMEKRDARMLGQQAQEEVRRQAIKLLKAGHTRVAVAAQLDVSRQHVGEWWHRYQQGGWAALKKRKRGVPKGTSRKLTPEQENEVRRLITDKMPDQLKLSFALWTREAVRQLIKERYGVDYALQSLSVVLRRWGLTPQRPVKRAYEQRPAEVKQWLNESYPAIAERAKTEG